In a genomic window of Tissierella sp. Yu-01:
- a CDS encoding LPXTG cell wall anchor domain-containing protein, translating into MIYKRIKCKVVYVLVLAMLLQIVGLPMSNYTHAETDNVTDYNLISLSGEVSELDIAEDTAEQASEEASEEEILEEASEEDATEESIEEIEEPVIDEENPQQNFLPNEAMEAKDLGNIFIFKSLKIDGEEIDGDSIIDISDGTKVTLEYDWDTEDLVVNPGDWAEIEVPNAFKLDREWKNLDIELSNGNIVGKYSLIDNILRFEFDEGINEAQGVINGYVGFGLNFNLEIFEKDIVQKIEFNDKSNKSITVIAKPTKEVTAIDKEGIPNSPKDAKEITWTIDIVNTNETTINDATVKDNIPEGLKLKDDSIKVYDLTVGLDGDKNPRDSVSVSPIVSENNFEINFDSIDPYKGYRIEYATTIEDYSIDSFTNDAALSYEDKNLPAESTVSGLDNRSDFIEKGGEYSGNDVIEWTIDVNKAGGRINQAIVEEDLPEGLTLISDSIEVYKLIRADSDWKEELDETKTYDKFPIDLGELGPEDSYRIKFKTSIDYSKVNDGSYVKENTFTNKVILKDGEKEIGDAKKEVKIARDPILRKEGKSNVNYGDKTLTWTVHVNEAHHPITGDAVITDILPKGLSITAGNIKIYDDEGNEMTLPEDAMTFTSQTNGTTEVKINLGEIGKEYRKIVYTTTIEDFSIDSFENGVSLSGGGVDGGGTIDPVPVVPPSNTYIKDHVGIDYNAKEMDWKITINPTREPIKELKIIDTFPNKGLILLEDTLKVTLGGTELIKGEDYTLIENTDEDGDTGYQKGFILEFNIDEEDPLNKEIVITYKTSYDPKDGVDANTDGNKWYVNNAKFEGKTKSGIDINTSDDDKKQVIDSSWNSGKKEGKLISIDDEGSIVNGWISGNERKIQWEVYINYLQQDLGKGISVEDELQYEGKIDIGDENSDEDKYKYNIEVKKYTVASDGNTTIGAILDKSNYDVFMDDEKSFILKFKDDFLVDERYVIIFTTSVPEISQGVYTNNAASKVGKKEYPYVGTVSFDKHDDFLSKKALVSGDKVYTDQELEWNIKINESLSIIEDAKIIDTISEGLVYKEGSLEIYKLEGTNRVKLEENKDYTLKVEPTEETILTIEFENTVDSIYEIEYTTIVIADKGQVNNNVEFSGNKIETKTVETKKLNAEQFSYVGGDPTKGKIEIAKVDEEGKIIASSKAKFKLWYEINDEDYLFGNQIFETTDGKIEIVNLPLNRTYYLEEVESPQGYVLSDKRIPIEVTKTAGSDNAGIYKEEVENKKIKGNIEFTKTDESNRALQEAVFGLYKGDVEITRSTSDENGKVLFENVEYGNYTIKEISAPEGYLLIDEVLNVTIGDNDNGVTVKPNKEVVENIIKKGNIEFNKVDESDRPLSGAKFGLYNSSGEKIAEATSAGENGVVKFENIPYGIYIIKEISAPTGYIESDVTLNVSIKDNGETVYPNEKSIENKKIIGDIEVKKLDEEDGTPLAGAIFVLEQNGVVNYTSEATDAHGRYVFKDIEYGKYTLKEKQPPKGYNPTDQSFEVEVKENGLLQSFEFENIKIKGSIRFRKLDESNKGLKGAEFTIYKFDDSSFAYPIASAISDKDGNVIFENIEYGEYRIKETKAPKGYNLSGKILDAKITTEGEVFIPLEYEISNIKIRGSIEILKRNRNTHNPLSNAKIGLYTDDDVLIEEKMTGKDGKVIFEDLEYGKYYFKEIESPSGYRLDNTKYYFDIEENGVILMRNLDNTRRNRPTDPDDPEEPEEPEKPVNPIEPGYPVDPTQPEQPVAPTNPGEPEVVTPPEDNIEEFEEVDTDIPAGGITVLPKTGEDSHILFYILGLVLIIVGLRYKKKTV; encoded by the coding sequence ATGATTTATAAAAGGATTAAATGCAAAGTAGTATATGTACTTGTTTTAGCTATGTTATTACAGATAGTTGGACTGCCGATGTCAAACTATACCCATGCTGAAACGGATAATGTGACAGACTATAACCTTATAAGCTTATCAGGGGAGGTATCTGAGCTTGATATAGCAGAAGATACAGCAGAGCAGGCATCAGAAGAAGCATCTGAAGAGGAAATACTTGAAGAAGCGTCTGAAGAAGATGCTACTGAAGAATCTATAGAGGAAATAGAAGAACCTGTTATTGATGAAGAAAATCCACAACAGAATTTTCTACCTAATGAGGCTATGGAAGCTAAAGATTTAGGAAATATATTCATCTTTAAGTCATTGAAAATAGATGGTGAGGAAATAGATGGCGATAGTATTATCGATATTTCAGATGGTACTAAAGTAACTCTTGAATATGACTGGGATACTGAAGATCTTGTAGTAAATCCCGGAGATTGGGCAGAGATTGAAGTGCCAAATGCATTTAAGCTTGATCGGGAGTGGAAAAATTTAGATATCGAACTTAGTAATGGTAATATTGTAGGAAAGTACAGCTTAATTGACAATATCCTAAGATTTGAATTTGATGAAGGTATCAATGAGGCTCAGGGTGTAATTAATGGCTATGTAGGATTTGGACTGAATTTCAATTTAGAAATCTTTGAAAAAGATATTGTGCAAAAAATTGAATTTAATGACAAAAGTAATAAATCCATTACAGTTATAGCAAAGCCTACTAAAGAAGTAACTGCTATAGATAAAGAAGGTATACCTAATTCACCAAAAGATGCTAAGGAAATCACTTGGACTATAGACATTGTAAATACTAATGAAACTACGATAAATGATGCCACTGTAAAGGACAATATACCAGAGGGATTGAAATTAAAGGATGATAGTATAAAAGTATATGATTTAACTGTGGGACTTGATGGAGATAAAAATCCGAGGGATTCTGTTTCTGTTAGTCCAATCGTATCTGAGAATAACTTTGAAATAAATTTTGACAGCATTGACCCATATAAAGGCTATAGAATAGAGTATGCTACAACTATAGAGGACTATAGCATAGATAGCTTTACAAATGATGCAGCTCTATCCTATGAAGATAAAAATCTACCTGCAGAATCAACAGTATCCGGACTTGACAATAGAAGTGACTTTATTGAAAAGGGTGGAGAATACTCTGGAAATGATGTAATAGAATGGACCATAGATGTAAATAAAGCCGGAGGCAGAATAAATCAAGCAATTGTTGAGGAAGATCTTCCAGAAGGGTTAACATTAATATCGGATAGTATAGAGGTTTATAAACTAATTAGGGCTGACAGTGACTGGAAGGAAGAATTAGATGAAACTAAGACTTATGATAAGTTTCCAATTGATTTAGGAGAATTAGGACCAGAGGACTCTTATAGAATCAAATTTAAAACCAGTATAGACTATTCAAAGGTAAATGATGGAAGTTACGTAAAAGAAAATACATTTACCAATAAAGTTATCTTAAAGGATGGGGAAAAAGAGATTGGGGATGCTAAAAAAGAAGTAAAGATAGCAAGAGATCCAATCCTGAGAAAAGAAGGTAAATCCAATGTAAACTATGGTGATAAAACTCTGACCTGGACCGTTCATGTAAACGAGGCACATCATCCGATAACAGGAGATGCTGTAATTACGGATATTCTGCCAAAGGGGCTAAGTATAACAGCGGGTAATATAAAAATTTATGATGATGAAGGAAATGAAATGACCTTACCAGAGGATGCTATGACCTTTACTTCACAAACTAATGGAACAACAGAAGTAAAAATTAATCTTGGCGAAATAGGTAAGGAATATCGCAAAATAGTCTATACTACAACAATTGAAGATTTTAGCATAGATTCCTTCGAAAACGGTGTTTCATTATCAGGTGGAGGAGTTGACGGAGGAGGTACAATAGACCCTGTTCCAGTAGTTCCTCCTTCAAACACCTATATAAAGGATCATGTAGGCATTGATTATAATGCTAAAGAAATGGATTGGAAGATAACTATAAATCCTACCAGAGAGCCAATAAAAGAGTTGAAAATAATAGATACATTTCCTAATAAGGGATTGATACTATTAGAAGATACTCTAAAGGTTACATTAGGGGGAACAGAATTAATAAAAGGTGAAGATTATACACTTATAGAAAATACTGACGAAGATGGAGATACTGGTTATCAGAAAGGCTTTATACTTGAGTTCAATATAGATGAAGAGGATCCATTAAACAAGGAGATAGTTATAACCTACAAAACCTCCTATGATCCAAAAGATGGTGTAGATGCTAATACTGATGGTAACAAATGGTATGTAAACAATGCTAAATTTGAAGGAAAAACAAAGAGCGGTATTGACATCAATACATCAGATGATGATAAAAAGCAGGTGATCGACTCATCATGGAATAGCGGGAAAAAAGAAGGTAAATTAATTAGTATTGATGATGAGGGTAGTATTGTAAATGGTTGGATAAGCGGAAATGAAAGAAAAATTCAATGGGAAGTATATATCAACTATTTACAACAAGATCTAGGCAAGGGTATTAGTGTAGAAGATGAACTTCAGTATGAAGGAAAGATTGATATAGGTGATGAAAATAGCGATGAGGATAAATATAAATATAATATTGAAGTAAAAAAATATACAGTAGCATCAGATGGAAACACAACAATTGGAGCGATTCTTGACAAATCAAATTATGATGTTTTTATGGATGATGAAAAAAGCTTTATATTAAAATTCAAAGATGACTTTCTAGTAGATGAAAGATATGTAATAATATTTACCACAAGTGTTCCTGAAATATCCCAAGGAGTATATACAAATAATGCTGCTTCCAAAGTGGGGAAAAAAGAATACCCATATGTAGGAACTGTAAGCTTTGATAAACATGATGATTTTCTATCAAAGAAGGCTCTGGTAAGTGGCGATAAAGTGTATACAGATCAAGAACTTGAGTGGAACATTAAGATAAACGAAAGTCTATCAATAATTGAGGATGCAAAGATAATAGATACCATTAGTGAAGGTCTTGTATATAAAGAAGGTAGTCTTGAAATATATAAGCTTGAAGGAACAAATAGAGTGAAATTGGAAGAAAATAAAGATTATACCTTAAAAGTAGAACCTACAGAAGAAACAATATTGACAATAGAATTTGAGAATACTGTAGATTCAATTTATGAAATAGAATATACCACAATAGTTATAGCAGATAAGGGTCAAGTGAATAATAATGTCGAATTCAGTGGAAATAAGATAGAAACTAAAACTGTAGAAACTAAGAAATTAAATGCAGAACAGTTTTCATATGTAGGAGGAGATCCTACAAAAGGGAAAATAGAGATTGCTAAGGTAGATGAGGAAGGAAAAATCATTGCTAGCTCTAAAGCTAAATTTAAGCTATGGTATGAAATAAATGATGAAGATTATCTATTTGGAAATCAAATATTTGAAACAACAGATGGGAAGATAGAAATAGTAAATCTACCACTTAATAGAACATACTATCTTGAAGAAGTAGAATCCCCGCAGGGATATGTATTAAGTGATAAGCGTATACCGATTGAAGTAACTAAAACAGCTGGTAGTGATAATGCTGGAATCTACAAGGAGGAAGTAGAAAACAAAAAGATTAAGGGAAATATAGAATTCACAAAAACAGATGAATCAAATAGAGCATTACAGGAAGCAGTCTTTGGATTATATAAAGGTGATGTAGAAATCACAAGATCCACAAGTGATGAAAATGGAAAAGTTTTGTTTGAGAATGTAGAGTATGGAAACTACACAATTAAAGAAATTTCAGCACCGGAAGGATACTTGCTAATTGATGAAGTATTAAACGTTACTATTGGTGATAATGATAATGGCGTAACAGTGAAACCTAATAAAGAAGTAGTAGAAAATATAATTAAAAAAGGCAACATTGAGTTTAATAAAGTAGATGAATCAGATAGACCTCTTTCAGGAGCTAAATTTGGGTTATACAATAGTTCCGGAGAAAAAATTGCTGAAGCTACAAGTGCTGGAGAGAATGGAGTAGTTAAATTTGAAAATATTCCTTATGGTATCTATATAATTAAAGAGATATCAGCGCCTACAGGATATATAGAATCTGATGTAACTCTAAATGTATCAATAAAGGATAATGGAGAAACAGTTTATCCTAATGAAAAGTCTATTGAGAATAAAAAGATAATAGGGGATATTGAAGTTAAAAAGCTTGATGAAGAAGATGGTACTCCATTAGCAGGAGCAATATTTGTCCTAGAACAAAATGGAGTAGTGAACTATACCTCCGAAGCAACAGATGCTCATGGTAGATATGTATTTAAGGATATAGAATATGGGAAATATACTTTAAAAGAAAAACAGCCTCCAAAAGGATACAATCCTACTGATCAGTCTTTCGAAGTAGAGGTAAAAGAAAATGGTTTACTTCAAAGCTTTGAATTTGAGAATATCAAGATTAAGGGTAGTATCAGGTTTAGAAAATTAGATGAATCAAATAAAGGATTAAAAGGTGCTGAATTTACCATATATAAATTTGATGATTCAAGCTTTGCATATCCAATAGCATCAGCAATAAGCGATAAAGACGGCAATGTGATATTTGAAAATATAGAGTATGGTGAATACAGGATTAAAGAAACTAAGGCACCAAAAGGATACAATCTTTCAGGTAAAATATTAGATGCTAAAATTACTACGGAAGGAGAAGTATTTATTCCGCTAGAGTATGAAATATCTAATATAAAAATAAGAGGAAGTATAGAAATCCTTAAACGTAATAGAAATACTCATAACCCATTAAGCAATGCAAAAATAGGATTATATACAGATGATGATGTACTAATAGAAGAAAAAATGACTGGGAAAGATGGAAAGGTAATCTTTGAAGATTTAGAATATGGAAAATACTATTTCAAAGAGATAGAGTCACCATCGGGATATAGATTGGATAACACAAAGTATTATTTTGATATTGAAGAAAATGGTGTTATTCTAATGAGAAATCTTGACAATACACGAAGAAATAGACCGACAGATCCAGATGACCCAGAAGAACCTGAGGAACCTGAAAAACCAGTGAATCCTATAGAACCAGGATATCCTGTAGATCCAACTCAACCGGAACAGCCAGTAGCTCCAACAAATCCTGGAGAACCAGAGGTAGTCACCCCGCCGGAAGACAATATTGAAGAATTTGAAGAAGTAGATACAGATATACCTGCAGGAGGAATAACGGTATTACCTAAAACCGGTGAAGACAGCCATATATTATTCTATATATTAGGTTTAGTATTAATCATTGTAGGACTACGCTATAAAAAAAAGACTGTATAG
- a CDS encoding helix-turn-helix domain-containing protein, with the protein MGDYYYELIIFESGSPLKVYIHSINKVKTHWHGEIEILLVLEGSVNVRVGSNKYLLKENDLILINSNEIHNADKTHEDNLVLALQIKPAYFDKYLGGFSKKVFACKSFLHKEEQERFDKIRHYIAKIVWELNKKKEGYQFLVGSEILLLANHLINNFDYYTMKDTNIDMINKDISRINNIIEYIDNNLQNGITLKDISDNENLNPYYLSHYIKRVMGISFQEYLNYKRLDKATELLVRTDKTITEIAFESGFPSTKALNTLIKKEYNYTPVEYREKNSNLVKEKNFLSADNEKIKSKSYLNVERTTSFSKLFTYLKSKTYNETSESHVSEIVKINTNTNTEGTLHNYYWQNLTTFGRAAEGLRKSWQKQLKELQRDIEFKYIRFHGIFSDEMMIYNLDNNGDVAYNWTYVDELFDFFKDVNIKPFIELGFMPSEIKKSDETIFWWKGNISQPQNINLWTNLVRAFIKHCINRYGLKEVESWYFEVWNEPELEYVFWIGGKEDYFKFYRETALTVKSISNKIKIGGPAVTHEALKEGIWLEDFLKYCQTNDVPLDFVSLHIYPEVFSSDEDARKLVDKEQEEFIQSFPFLKRIYYEENHTYYTLKSAKEKIQGLLPYNPEIHVVEWSASSSGRNLISDTCFVATFIIYNVLKSIGQVDSLGYWTFTDIMEEFKLGISHFHGGFGLINKDGLKKPGYFAYYLLSKLGKEIIEQGEEYIVTKDNNSIQILAFNFTYFDELFINGDTSALTNIDRYSVYKEKPLKEIHIKIEGLSGKYKATDYQLNRKYGSVFDEWIKIGAPENMSKEDIAYLNGVARPKISVDNIDIDGIYQKDLHIPVHGVELIILEKQL; encoded by the coding sequence GTGGGTGATTATTATTATGAGTTAATTATATTTGAATCAGGGTCGCCTTTAAAGGTATATATACATTCTATTAATAAGGTAAAGACTCATTGGCATGGAGAAATTGAGATTTTATTAGTATTAGAAGGATCTGTAAATGTTAGGGTAGGAAGTAATAAATATTTATTAAAGGAAAATGATCTTATACTAATCAATAGTAATGAGATACATAATGCAGATAAAACTCATGAGGATAATCTAGTCCTAGCCCTGCAAATTAAACCGGCGTACTTTGATAAATACTTAGGAGGGTTTAGTAAAAAAGTATTTGCTTGTAAATCATTTTTACATAAAGAGGAGCAGGAGAGATTTGATAAGATTAGACACTATATAGCAAAAATAGTATGGGAATTAAATAAGAAAAAGGAGGGATATCAGTTTCTAGTAGGCTCAGAGATACTTTTATTAGCAAATCATCTGATAAATAACTTTGATTATTATACAATGAAGGATACAAATATTGATATGATAAATAAGGACATATCTAGAATTAATAATATTATAGAGTATATAGATAATAACTTGCAGAATGGTATAACTCTTAAAGATATATCTGACAATGAAAATCTTAATCCCTATTATTTATCCCATTATATAAAGAGAGTAATGGGTATCTCCTTCCAAGAATATTTAAACTATAAGAGATTAGATAAGGCTACAGAATTACTTGTAAGAACTGATAAAACAATTACAGAAATAGCCTTTGAAAGCGGATTTCCAAGTACAAAAGCTTTAAATACACTAATAAAAAAAGAGTACAACTATACACCTGTGGAGTATAGAGAAAAAAATTCGAATCTAGTAAAAGAAAAAAATTTCTTAAGTGCTGATAATGAAAAAATAAAAAGCAAGTCATATTTAAATGTAGAGAGAACCACTTCTTTTTCAAAGTTATTTACCTATTTAAAATCAAAGACTTATAACGAAACCAGTGAATCCCATGTTAGTGAAATTGTAAAAATAAATACAAATACAAATACAGAGGGAACTCTCCATAATTATTATTGGCAAAACTTGACTACCTTTGGAAGAGCTGCTGAAGGATTGCGAAAGTCTTGGCAAAAACAATTGAAAGAACTTCAAAGGGATATAGAGTTTAAATATATTAGATTTCACGGTATTTTTTCAGATGAAATGATGATATATAATTTGGATAATAATGGGGATGTAGCGTATAATTGGACTTATGTAGATGAATTATTTGACTTTTTTAAGGATGTAAACATTAAGCCCTTCATTGAATTGGGGTTTATGCCTTCTGAAATAAAAAAATCTGATGAAACGATATTTTGGTGGAAAGGAAACATATCCCAACCCCAAAATATAAATTTATGGACTAACTTGGTCAGGGCGTTTATAAAACATTGTATCAACAGATATGGCTTAAAAGAAGTAGAATCATGGTATTTTGAAGTATGGAATGAGCCAGAGCTAGAGTATGTATTTTGGATTGGTGGGAAAGAAGACTATTTTAAATTCTATAGAGAAACTGCATTAACAGTTAAATCAATTTCAAATAAAATAAAAATTGGAGGACCTGCTGTTACACATGAAGCACTTAAGGAGGGAATTTGGCTTGAAGATTTTTTGAAGTATTGTCAGACTAATGATGTTCCTTTGGATTTTGTGTCTTTACACATTTATCCAGAAGTTTTTTCATCTGATGAAGATGCAAGGAAATTAGTGGATAAAGAACAAGAAGAATTCATACAAAGCTTTCCATTCTTAAAACGAATTTACTATGAGGAAAATCATACCTACTATACATTAAAATCTGCAAAAGAGAAAATACAAGGCCTATTACCATATAACCCGGAGATTCATGTGGTAGAGTGGAGTGCATCATCTAGTGGAAGAAATTTGATTAGTGATACCTGCTTTGTTGCTACGTTCATTATTTATAATGTACTAAAATCAATTGGACAAGTAGATTCTTTAGGGTATTGGACCTTTACTGATATAATGGAAGAATTTAAGCTTGGTATTTCTCATTTTCATGGCGGATTTGGTCTAATAAATAAAGATGGATTAAAAAAGCCAGGATACTTTGCTTATTATTTACTATCTAAGCTTGGTAAGGAAATAATAGAACAAGGGGAAGAATATATAGTTACTAAAGATAATAATAGTATTCAAATATTAGCTTTTAACTTTACCTATTTTGATGAGTTATTTATAAACGGTGATACATCTGCATTAACTAATATAGATAGATATTCAGTATATAAAGAAAAGCCTTTGAAGGAAATTCATATAAAAATAGAAGGGCTTTCGGGAAAGTACAAAGCTACAGATTACCAGTTAAATAGAAAATATGGTTCAGTTTTTGATGAGTGGATAAAAATAGGTGCTCCAGAAAATATGTCTAAAGAAGATATAGCTTATTTAAATGGAGTAGCAAGACCTAAGATATCAGTAGATAATATAGATATTGATGGAATATATCAAAAAGATCTTCATATTCCAGTTCATGGTGTAGAATTAATCATTCTGGAGAAGCAACTATAG
- a CDS encoding YciI family protein — translation MTYIYLMNNLKPINKELIQSHVEHLKELNNQGNLVFCGPFTDYPGGMVIFLAEDLEEATNIAKSDPFIASGCKSFEIRTIEPANAENNYLLAE, via the coding sequence ATGACGTATATATATTTAATGAATAATTTAAAGCCAATAAATAAGGAACTCATACAGAGTCATGTAGAACACTTAAAAGAATTAAATAATCAAGGTAACCTTGTATTTTGCGGACCTTTTACGGATTACCCAGGCGGAATGGTTATCTTTTTGGCTGAAGATTTGGAGGAAGCAACGAACATTGCAAAGTCAGATCCTTTCATTGCTTCAGGATGTAAATCGTTTGAAATCAGAACTATAGAGCCGGCCAATGCTGAAAACAACTACCTATTGGCAGAATAA
- a CDS encoding helix-turn-helix transcriptional regulator: protein MKLILDSKERNMAGSRVRIARLKNNFTQQELSAKLETLAVYVDRASISKIEHQKRIITDIELAALSRVLKVSVDWLLGVSLHCTNKNTERLG, encoded by the coding sequence ATGAAATTAATATTAGATTCCAAAGAGCGTAATATGGCAGGTTCTAGAGTGAGGATTGCAAGATTAAAAAATAACTTTACACAACAGGAACTATCAGCAAAGCTTGAAACACTTGCTGTATATGTGGATAGAGCAAGTATTTCAAAGATTGAGCATCAGAAAAGAATTATTACCGATATTGAATTGGCTGCATTATCTCGGGTACTTAAAGTGAGCGTCGATTGGTTATTAGGCGTTTCTCTTCATTGTACAAATAAAAACACAGAGAGATTGGGTTAA
- a CDS encoding aspartyl-phosphate phosphatase Spo0E family protein: MADKDLYKEKQQKDIENDDLKIEIERIRNQLNGIVIKENNKNINKEVIEISKKLDELIVRYLLLPSKTKISKKSHKN, translated from the coding sequence ATGGCAGATAAGGATTTATATAAAGAGAAACAGCAAAAGGATATAGAAAATGATGATTTGAAAATAGAAATTGAAAGAATAAGAAACCAATTAAATGGGATTGTAATTAAAGAAAATAATAAAAATATAAATAAAGAAGTAATAGAAATAAGCAAAAAACTAGATGAATTAATTGTAAGATACCTACTTTTACCATCAAAAACAAAAATTAGCAAAAAAAGCCACAAAAATTAG
- a CDS encoding AraC family transcriptional regulator: MEWIERLNCAVNYIEENIKEPINLEEVSKIACCSTYHFQRMFAYIADITLSEYIRRRRMSLAAVDLQDGCEKVIDISLKYGYDSPTAFNRAFKNVHGIAPSQAREEGTILKAFPPISFKITIKGDSEMNYRIEKKEAFRIVGVSEPLETEIEKNFGIVPQMWGKAAVNGTIPRLASMMNEVPFGLLGVSSCNELDNWRYYIAVSSSQPIEDDLEEYIVPSSTWAIFSGEGSNQSIQDLEKRIVTEWLPTSGYEYGNAPDIEVYLNPDPDNAKYEVWIPVTKKED; the protein is encoded by the coding sequence ATGGAATGGATAGAACGATTGAATTGTGCGGTTAATTATATCGAAGAGAATATAAAAGAACCTATTAATTTGGAAGAAGTATCAAAGATTGCATGTTGTTCAACGTATCATTTTCAAAGGATGTTTGCCTATATAGCGGATATAACATTATCGGAGTACATACGTCGTAGGAGAATGTCATTAGCAGCTGTAGATTTACAAGATGGCTGTGAGAAAGTGATAGACATTTCACTAAAGTACGGATATGATTCACCGACGGCATTTAATCGAGCTTTTAAAAATGTACATGGAATAGCACCATCCCAGGCAAGAGAAGAAGGTACAATATTAAAAGCATTTCCTCCTATCAGCTTCAAGATAACAATAAAAGGAGATAGTGAGATGAATTACAGAATTGAAAAGAAAGAAGCATTTAGAATTGTGGGAGTTTCAGAGCCATTAGAAACAGAGATTGAGAAAAACTTTGGGATAGTACCTCAGATGTGGGGTAAAGCCGCAGTTAATGGAACAATACCTAGACTCGCTTCCATGATGAATGAAGTTCCATTTGGACTTTTAGGAGTAAGTTCCTGTAATGAATTAGATAACTGGAGATATTATATTGCGGTTTCAAGTAGCCAACCAATAGAAGATGATTTAGAAGAGTACATAGTCCCTAGCTCTACGTGGGCAATATTTTCAGGGGAAGGTAGTAATCAGTCCATACAAGACCTAGAAAAAAGAATTGTAACCGAATGGCTTCCGACTTCAGGATATGAATATGGAAATGCACCTGATATTGAAGTGTATCTAAATCCTGATCCAGATAATGCTAAATACGAGGTTTGGATTCCAGTTACAAAAAAGGAGGATTAG
- a CDS encoding GGDEF domain-containing protein has protein sequence MEPFRVKDLESYLSGLNRIFDTVRIVEPVLKKVVYVEGDSKMIQGSSCYEFWHRKSTCDNCLSRTLSQHKLSSSKIECNEDGMFLIMATSIIFGDSEYMVEMIKNISFIDEIYGQTCSDMTEVVETISRLNEKLIKDELTGVYNRRHINQRLPKDIHYAMENQKKLSIMMLDIDNFKEINDSYGHMAGDLVLKNLAEIIQSKIRINYDWVARFGGDEFIIILKNADSKVCNKVIRNIQSALKEKAPKYKGENMEVTISAGGYIVENNKKEIDEILFIVDKNLNLAKRSGKNTAVLFCD, from the coding sequence ATGGAGCCTTTTAGAGTAAAAGATTTAGAGTCCTATTTATCTGGACTTAACAGAATATTTGACACTGTCAGAATTGTAGAGCCAGTATTAAAAAAAGTAGTCTATGTAGAAGGTGATTCAAAGATGATACAAGGCTCCAGTTGTTATGAGTTTTGGCATAGAAAATCAACATGCGATAATTGCTTATCAAGAACTTTGTCTCAGCATAAGCTTTCTTCTAGTAAAATTGAATGCAATGAGGATGGAATGTTTTTAATTATGGCTACCAGTATTATATTTGGGGATTCTGAATATATGGTGGAAATGATTAAAAATATATCTTTTATTGATGAAATTTATGGACAAACCTGCAGTGATATGACTGAAGTTGTTGAGACAATATCAAGACTCAATGAAAAACTGATTAAAGATGAATTAACTGGAGTATATAATAGGAGGCATATTAACCAAAGATTACCTAAAGATATTCATTACGCAATGGAAAACCAAAAAAAGCTGTCAATTATGATGCTAGATATAGATAACTTTAAAGAAATCAATGACAGTTATGGTCATATGGCAGGGGACTTAGTATTAAAAAATTTAGCAGAAATAATACAATCTAAAATAAGAATTAATTATGATTGGGTTGCAAGATTTGGTGGAGATGAATTTATTATAATATTAAAGAACGCAGATTCTAAGGTTTGCAATAAAGTAATAAGAAATATTCAATCTGCATTAAAAGAAAAAGCACCAAAATATAAGGGAGAGAATATGGAGGTTACTATTAGTGCTGGTGGATATATAGTAGAGAATAATAAAAAAGAAATCGATGAAATTTTATTTATCGTTGATAAAAATCTTAATTTAGCAAAAAGAAGTGGTAAAAACACAGCAGTATTGTTCTGTGATTAA